The DNA region TCTCATTTCCTCGAGATCTGCATTCGTGCAAGGACGGCGTCGTTATTGGTCAGAATAACGGTGCTGACTCGAAATCAAGAAGCAACTGGCTCAATTTCtctaaaaacataattttatcgAATTTTGCAAATACATTTTCAAACGTTTTGAAAAACATCGAGTACCAATGTAGTAACGTGAATATTTTCCCTCTTCTTACAGGACGCCCGCGTGTGGATCCCCCACCCGGAGACGGTATGGCAGGGTGCGGTGGTGCTCGCCGACTACCGCAAAGACACCGGCACGCTCGAGCTCGTGACGGACCGGGGCGCCGAGAAGGTAACGCTCCAGGTCAAGTCGACCGCCGATCTGCCCCACCTGCGCAATCCGGCCATCCTGATCGGCCAGAATGACCTTACAGCGCTGTCCTACCTGCACGAACCGGACGTGCTGTACAACCTGGAGGTACGGTTCTGCGACCGGCACGCCATCTACACGTACTGCGGCATCGTGCTGGTGGCGATCAATCCGTATGCAGAGCTGCCGTTGTACGGGCCGGATCTGATCCGGGCGTACCGGGGTCACTCGATGGGCGAGCTGGAGCCGCACATCTTTGCGGTGGCCGAGGAGGCGTACGCCAAGCTGGAGCGGGAGAAATGTGATATTAGTATAATTGTTAGCGGGGAGTCCGGAGCGGGGAAGACCGTTTCGGCGAAGTACGCGATGCGGTATTTTGCTGCGGTTGGGGGTAGCGAATCGGAGACGCAGATCGAGAAAAAGGTACTGGCCAGCAATCCGATCATGGAGGCGATCGGCAATGCCAAGACTACGAGGAATGACAACAGTTCGAGGTTTGGCAAGTTTACCAAATTGTTGTTTACTAACAATTTGTCCATGATGTCCTTGACTGGGGGGACCATGCAGACGTACCTGTTGGAGAAGTCCCGGGTTGTGTTTCAGGCTCCAGGTGAGCGAAACTACCACATCTTCTACCAACTGTGCGCCTCGAGAAAGCAATATCCGGAGCTGATGTTGGACCATCAGGACAAGTTCCACTTCCTGAACCAGGGTCAATCGCCGGACATTACGCGTGTGTCGGACGAGGACCAGTTTAAGGAAACGATGAACGCGTTGAAGATCCTCGGGTTTGACGATGGCGAGGTCAACGACATCATGAAGATGCTGGCCGCTGTGCTGCACCTCGGAAACATCGACTTTAGCCACAAGTACAAGAAGCAAACGCAGGAGGTCGACCAGGAGGCTTGCAGCGTTGCGTCCGACGACCTCCATCTGAACATCTTCAGCGACATCCTGAAGCTGAACCGGGACGAGCTGCGCAAGTGGCTCGTGACGCGCCAGATCGAGTCGTTCAATGACAGCGTGCTGATTCCGCAGAACAAACCCCAGTCGGAAGCTTCACGGGATGCGCTTGCGAAGCACGTGTACGCCGAGATGTTCCAGTTTATCGTGAAGAAGATCAACCGAAACTTGGCGGGTGGAAAGAAGCAAAACTGCTTCATCGGTGAGTTGGGATTCTTTtgattttctgaatattttacTAAAGAAGACATTCTCCCCGCTAGGCGTGCTCGACATCTACGGCTTCGAAACGTTCGACATCAACTCGTTCGAGCAGTTCTGCATCAACTACGCCAACGAGAAGCTCCAGCAGCAGTTCAACCAGCACGTGTTCAAGCTGGAACAGGAGCAGTACCTGAAGGAGGGCATCGAGTGGAAGATGATCGATTTCTACGACAACCAGCCGTGCATCGATCTGATCGAAGCGAAGCTGGGCATTCTGGACCTGCTCGACGAAGAGTGCCGAATGCCACGCGGCTCGGACGAGTCCTGGGTGGGCAAGCTGATGGAAAAGTGCACCAAGTACAATCACTTTGACAAGCCCCGGTTCGGCACGAGCGCCTTCCTGATCAAGCACTTCTCCGACACGGTCCAGTACGAGTCGCAGGGCTTCCTGGAGAAGAACCGTGACACCGTGTCGAAGGAGCTGGTTAACGTGCTGCGGATGTCCGAGATGAAACTGTGCCATAAGCTGATGACCGCGCAGGACGAGACGGCGGAAACGCCGGACGTGAGGAGTCCGGGCGTGAAGCTGGTCGTCAGCGCCGCCAAGAGTCAGGTAAGACCGACGCCCCGCTGTCCTGTTGTGATGCGTACTGGTTTCGCTAATGTGTTTGTCCACCCTCTTCTCACGCTTCTGTACTTGTTACGTGTCCAACGCCCTCTTGCAGCCTGCAGATAGACGACGAAAGGTTCGTATTGTTCCACTTTCCGCACCTGTTTGTTTTACTATTGCTCGTTTTCGTGTTTGACCAAATTGGCGTCGTTCTAATCGGATTTCTTCCCGCCCGCAGCCGATGACCCAGAAGCAACAGCGCAAGACCGTTGGTTCGCAGTTCCGGGAGAGTTTGACCCTGCTGATTACGACGCTGCACAACACCACCCCCCACTACGTGCGGTGCATTAAGGTGagattttttagttattttctaCTTACTTCACTTCTTTGTAAGCTCAActttgattgtttaattttcccaagaaaacataaaattgatttatttttttcatttgtctgAAATTCAACGGGAAgcttcctatgaccaaaaagttaagcaactgtttatactaaaaatatcggagagggtcggtttCAACCGATTCcatgtttgtaatttttatttagatgtaaaattacacttgcAACCAttagtccaatcttcaatgctcAAAAGATGCAATTTTTTCATTCGAAATATAtccaattttcacattttacatgaaatttgttcaactgaatttgcctataaatttggagattttttttgattgtgtttcaaaaacacatattatttattatttacaaacttatttaaccttctcctagtggaaaattgtccaaagaatccgaaaatgcattccgttttccgattgaaaatcatgttcattgagaaaatcatgacactttgagaagtttaaaataatgacttccatcaacattttcttaactatagttaactaactttataaacctttcaaaaaaatatgaaaagttcttcttgaggtactttgaacacttctctaccacggtcagtatgtttctgaaccattccttacgtattttaattgtactcttcattttgcggaaaaatcgcaaacctatcaaagtcaccccggctatcaaagtcaccccgttttacggtagttATTTTGTGCAGTAAAGTATaaatagttgaattaaaagaaaTAGGCAATTTTATACAAAAGTGTAACCGTTTTCTGAAAATTCTTaagcaatatctacaactttgtcgaaaacaccaaattggtAAGAGGAaccgttctcaagatacagatttttgaatattttaatagcatttttgaaaatggatAGCAGATAAAATTgtaaggagacttgtatggacgaacttCTGAAGAAAAAgccttctttggtcataggaaaggtacacacaaagtttcatcaaatttaaaaaatacaaaaatttatccttttttgtagatttttgagTGAATTGCTCATCATAAAAtgtatcataaaaaaaaacgcgtcaagtcttttgacgtttgaattttgacgacccattccaatcgaaggctgaagaaaaccgagcgagaagcgaaggcaaataaagaacaaagggtggcctccaacaccaccaccagcgcctgttggagtgagccagtgatgccaggaaattttctctataagtgctacttttcgtgagtgttcgcttaaaatttcataaattttggcagcactaagcagacccaaaagagcgctggaagaaaaaaagaactgagctgaaaataggaaaatgggcgaggcccaatgcactcgactgattagaatgcatttgggaaatattttttttaaatgcttgtaaaaggaatagcataacttttaataaaagtgaaaataaacagaaatgttcacaaaaagttggtgTACTGGGATTTAGTatatttcaaggaacacttcagattatccagcatcattcaaacactaccgattattaggcttaaaatggataTATTTCCGTAGAATCGTTTCTCGAAAGACATGCTGACATTCAGGATAGAAAATTAGTGTGCtagttttaattaatttctaagGCATTTTCAGAtcttaaataattaattaataaatgttaattttgacaaattcaGTTTAGTtattacagtagttgttcggtatctgggcgttgtttaactaggcgctcgataactgagccgtagcccacttaaaaagcagacaaacgtcaaaaaaccaaaacaaaccgaaatgaccgaggggtgcatggatgcaaaaaatcatgttcaataattaaaaaaactatatcaaacttttatttaatgTCAAGTCACAATTTAAGagatatgaaaagtaagcattgtaaataaatttgagttagttttatttttatatttcattagGAAAGTATTaagcatcggtggtcccctcgttatttttagTTCAGCCCTGTtaacgagcagcattcggtgactggtcTACGTTTTAAAACTGATTCAGACCTATTTCTAAATCACTTatagttttgttaattttgaatcTAGTTGTTGCTTGATTTCAATTTGGATTTAGTTCAGATTCAGTTCAATTTTAGTTCAATTTAAGAATGGTCTCAattcaaatataatttaattcaaaaataaactttcaactTAGTTTACGTTTAGTTAAATTTTTGCTTAGTTAATCAACTCTAGAGTTTCAgtataaattttaacatttctttTTCAAGTGCTCAATTTCAACTCAAACCTCCACTAACTCCACTTCCAGCCCAACGAGGACAAGGCGGCCTTCAAGTGGGAGGCGCCCAAGATCGTGCAGCAGCTGCGGGCGTGCGGCGTGCTCGAGACGGTCCGCATCTCGGCGGCCGGCTTCCCGTCGCGCTGGACGTACGAGGACTTTTACGAGCGCTACCGGTTGCTGTGCAAGCGCGTCCAGATCGTGGACTGGAACGTGAAGGCCACCTGCACGAACATTGTGCGCAACTGGCTGACCGACTCGGACAAGTACCGGCTGGGCAACACGCAGATCTTCTTCCGCGCTGGGCAGGTCGCCTACCTGGAGCAGCTGCGCAGTGACGTCCGCAAGAAGCACATCATTCTGGTGCAGTCGCTGATAAGGCGGTTTATCTGCAGGAACAAATATTTGCGGCTCAAGCGAACGGCTCTGGGGTTGCAGCGGCACGTCCGGGGGATGTTGGCGAGAAAGTGAGTTTTGGACGTTTGGGTTTCGATCTCAGTACTAATTGTGGTTTCATTGCAGGAAAGCGGACAATCTGCGGAAGAATCGGGCAGCGATCAAGATCCAGCGCTACATGCGAGGTTGGTTGCAACGGACCAAGTACCAGAGGACTCGCAAAACTGTTCTGGGACTGCAAACCTACGCTCGTGGGATGCTTGCCCGGAGGAAGTTCAAGCTGGCGTTGGACAACTACAAGGCCATACAGATTCAACGGCTTTGCCGCGGTTATTTGGCTCGTCAACGAGCTCAGAAGCATTTGGCCAGTATCATCAAGTGTCAGGCGACCGTGCGGCGTTTCTTGGCTCGTCGTCTCTACAAACGCTTGAAGGCCGAAGCTCGCACGATCTCCCACATCCAGAAGATGTACAAGGGTTTGGAGAACAAGATCATCGAACTGCAGCAGCGTTACGATACGCTGTCGAAGGAGAGTGCTGTTCTGAAGAAGCAGAACGCGGAAATTCCAGAAATGCGACAAAAGTTGGACGAAACGAGGCGGATGCAGAACGAGCTGAAGGCGCTGAAGTTGCAGCTGGAGCAGAAGGACGAAAAGTTGCTGATCGTGATCAAGCAGCTCGAGAACGAGCGTGACGAAAAGATGATCTTGCTGGAGGAGAAgcaaaaagaggaagaagaacgGATGAAGGAACGCGCTCAGATGGAACAAGACCTAGCCAAAATGCGCGATCAGGTTAACGAGATCAACAACGTGACCAAGATCGAGCGGGATCGGCTACTCTCCCAAGCGGACACCAACGAGATTCACGCGGCCTACCAGCGCATGGTCAAGGACAAAGATCAACTGGAGGGTGAAAACAATGCGCTGAGGCACGAACTGCGTCGCCTGCAGCACATGATCGCCAACAACCACGACCTGAAGACGCACTCGCGATCGGTGAGCAACGCGTCCAGCACCAACGAGGAGGACTACGGGTACAACTCGGGCAAGAACACGCTGGAGATTCGGCCCTCGCCGCTTTCCTACGAAGGTGAAATAAACAACAACCTCAAGTTGGTTAGTGGTAATGTTAGTGCGATTCCCCCGTTGTTGGGTGGTCCCCGGTCCAGTGTGTCCGTTGCTCCTCCCCCCGTTACCGGTAGTGGTAGCGTGAGTagtaccagcagcagcagtattgGTGGTACCCCATCGATAGGTAACCACATTTCTAGTCAAAGAGCTTCCACCGAAGCGTCCGCCGCCAAGGGTAGAGTGTCCATGAGCGATTACGATCGCTTGTTCCGGACTCCACCGGAGTCCTTCAGTATGTTGCAAGGTAGGAGCGGTGTGGTTGGTCGGGTTTGCGTGCCACTAATCAGACTAATATCTTGGAGTTGGCGTGTTTGTGTGTATTTTCTTTTTCCTTAAACATTTCTTTTGACCCTTCAACAAAGTATAGTTTCTGCTGAGTGTATTCTTAGGCGCAGTACGCACCTCTCAAAAATTGGGGTTGAGAACAGCTTTAAAAAAGGACCTAAGAGAGGAagcaactaaaaaaataattctgaaatttaaatattcaggaattcaaaaatattaaatcacacaattaaaaattaaataattcacaaaaaatctgaatatttttcaaggattttttgaaatgttaacaattttaataattttgagagttgcaataattttaataattcaagaaatttaagggtttaaaaaaactcaagaatttaaaataaaaataaaaatttaaataatttcaagatttttgataaataaaaaataaagtttaatgaatttttatttcaacatttattttaaaaaatcaagaattttaataaatataataatttttaagaattaaaataatattacaaatttaaataatttcaaaaaattaaaaaaaagaattataagcatttgaagaatttcaagaattttaagaattatactgccgttctacgcataattgtcccatgtcatttttggacgattttgactttttgacatttttaagttttgtttgtcgtatacttttagaaaaacacataaaatctagtactttgttcggaaactcatcaaaaacaacaccaagtatGTTTGTCCCATCTTTACACTtgtacgcataattgtcccaccaagtattttcgcTCATAGAATCATTAGTTTAACgaagcattatgccttgtttacctattgtatagcaagagaatcataAATAAGAGTAATAAACTACAAACTGGGGCGATTGGGGACACATAGGAcggataggaacccacgggacaattatgcgtcgaaacacagaaatcggtctaaaaatttcaatagcgtttttctcagttgcacttttttgaacatgggacaattatgcgtagaacggcagtataggcatttgacaaatttcaagaattttaaaaatttcaggaatttttaaaaaatttaaaattttaagaattgtaagaattttaggaattttaaaatttttaagaattttaagaattttaattttttttagaattttaaaaattttaagaattttaagaatcttacgaattttaagaactttaagaattttaagaatcttacgaattttaagaactttaagaattttaagaattttaagaattttaagaattttaagaattttaagaattttaagaattttaagaattttaagaattttaagaattttaagaattttaagaattttaagaattttaagaattttaagaattttaagaattttaagaattttaagaattttaagaattttaagaattttaagaattttaagaattttaagaattttaagaattttaagaattttaagaattttaagaatttaagaattttaataattttaagaattttaaggattttaagaattttaagaattttaagaattttaagaattttaagaattttaagaattttaagaattttaagaattttaagaattttaagaattttaagaattttaagaattttaagaattttaagaattttaagaattttaagaattttaagaattttaagaattttaggaattttaag from Culex quinquefasciatus strain JHB chromosome 3, VPISU_Cqui_1.0_pri_paternal, whole genome shotgun sequence includes:
- the LOC6041604 gene encoding unconventional myosin-Va isoform X2 codes for the protein MSSTELYVKDARVWIPHPETVWQGAVVLADYRKDTGTLELVTDRGAEKVTLQVKSTADLPHLRNPAILIGQNDLTALSYLHEPDVLYNLEVRFCDRHAIYTYCGIVLVAINPYAELPLYGPDLIRAYRGHSMGELEPHIFAVAEEAYAKLEREKCDISIIVSGESGAGKTVSAKYAMRYFAAVGGSESETQIEKKVLASNPIMEAIGNAKTTRNDNSSRFGKFTKLLFTNNLSMMSLTGGTMQTYLLEKSRVVFQAPGERNYHIFYQLCASRKQYPELMLDHQDKFHFLNQGQSPDITRVSDEDQFKETMNALKILGFDDGEVNDIMKMLAAVLHLGNIDFSHKYKKQTQEVDQEACSVASDDLHLNIFSDILKLNRDELRKWLVTRQIESFNDSVLIPQNKPQSEASRDALAKHVYAEMFQFIVKKINRNLAGGKKQNCFIGVLDIYGFETFDINSFEQFCINYANEKLQQQFNQHVFKLEQEQYLKEGIEWKMIDFYDNQPCIDLIEAKLGILDLLDEECRMPRGSDESWVGKLMEKCTKYNHFDKPRFGTSAFLIKHFSDTVQYESQGFLEKNRDTVSKELVNVLRMSEMKLCHKLMTAQDETAETPDVRSPGVKLVVSAAKSQPMTQKQQRKTVGSQFRESLTLLITTLHNTTPHYVRCIKPNEDKAAFKWEAPKIVQQLRACGVLETVRISAAGFPSRWTYEDFYERYRLLCKRVQIVDWNVKATCTNIVRNWLTDSDKYRLGNTQIFFRAGQVAYLEQLRSDVRKKHIILVQSLIRRFICRNKYLRLKRTALGLQRHVRGMLARKKADNLRKNRAAIKIQRYMRGWLQRTKYQRTRKTVLGLQTYARGMLARRKFKLALDNYKAIQIQRLCRGYLARQRAQKHLASIIKCQATVRRFLARRLYKRLKAEARTISHIQKMYKGLENKIIELQQRYDTLSKESAVLKKQNAEIPEMRQKLDETRRMQNELKALKLQLEQKDEKLLIVIKQLENERDEKMILLEEKQKEEEERMKERAQMEQDLAKMRDQVNEINNVTKIERDRLLSQADTNEIHAAYQRMVKDKDQLEGENNALRHELRRLQHMIANNHDLKTHSRSVSNASSTNEEDYGYNSGKNTLEIRPSPLSYEGEINNNLKLVSGNVSAIPPLLGGPRSSVSVAPPPVTGSGSVSSTSSSSIGGTPSIGNHISSQRASTEASAAKGRVSMSDYDRLFRTPPESFSMLQDHSTPNTTETPEKDQTAIILKMRKLFEQEKDKSDQLRKEVARFRKSSSLSTEDSIRASELEVEIEKLRQDYNLLRNSIKRGVEEREMEAQYLALQEELKRRREECISLKAVLAQQSQSLRTLGQSRGNNNGDSSMSRIHDEGELMEAFQAQKLVNRQLEAELSAMMEANNETLVENNKLFEALRKEVGDLQSILQSRLENTENADVETLRLNEQYLRHELKKSMAAYVELQEQINELLVKINELTKKNHILSNRLRDHGLNDSILMNEEFQNMVTVKKKAQSNQGILKYRHEDETKIIQRLVTDLKPRVAVTLVTSLPAYVVFMCIRYTDLVNTDQHVRSLLTRFVQMIKRLFKAPNPAEIRVMWLVNTLTLHNLLKQFGGYPEYMQYNTEPQNQQQLKNFDLSEYRQVIHETIILMHGVLLRQVQESIKQFIVPAILDHDETSRGKSRGRTMSLDMSPEQNREPKTLVQQLDIFYKHLSSFGMENYYIEQICKQLMYYICAVAVNSLMLRGDLCMWKTGMKIRYNVGCLESWVRTMSMDPDVVKPLEPLIQISRILQARKTEEDVQTLLELSTCLTTAQILKIIKSYTTDDCENEIKPIFIEKLTKQLNERSQQSEADTYMMDEEIVSPLVVVYKYSEVNLEEVDIPDDLNLGGLITKI
- the LOC6041604 gene encoding unconventional myosin-Va isoform X1 — its product is MSSTELYVKDARVWIPHPETVWQGAVVLADYRKDTGTLELVTDRGAEKVTLQVKSTADLPHLRNPAILIGQNDLTALSYLHEPDVLYNLEVRFCDRHAIYTYCGIVLVAINPYAELPLYGPDLIRAYRGHSMGELEPHIFAVAEEAYAKLEREKCDISIIVSGESGAGKTVSAKYAMRYFAAVGGSESETQIEKKVLASNPIMEAIGNAKTTRNDNSSRFGKFTKLLFTNNLSMMSLTGGTMQTYLLEKSRVVFQAPGERNYHIFYQLCASRKQYPELMLDHQDKFHFLNQGQSPDITRVSDEDQFKETMNALKILGFDDGEVNDIMKMLAAVLHLGNIDFSHKYKKQTQEVDQEACSVASDDLHLNIFSDILKLNRDELRKWLVTRQIESFNDSVLIPQNKPQSEASRDALAKHVYAEMFQFIVKKINRNLAGGKKQNCFIGVLDIYGFETFDINSFEQFCINYANEKLQQQFNQHVFKLEQEQYLKEGIEWKMIDFYDNQPCIDLIEAKLGILDLLDEECRMPRGSDESWVGKLMEKCTKYNHFDKPRFGTSAFLIKHFSDTVQYESQGFLEKNRDTVSKELVNVLRMSEMKLCHKLMTAQDETAETPDVRSPGVKLVVSAAKSQPADRRRKPMTQKQQRKTVGSQFRESLTLLITTLHNTTPHYVRCIKPNEDKAAFKWEAPKIVQQLRACGVLETVRISAAGFPSRWTYEDFYERYRLLCKRVQIVDWNVKATCTNIVRNWLTDSDKYRLGNTQIFFRAGQVAYLEQLRSDVRKKHIILVQSLIRRFICRNKYLRLKRTALGLQRHVRGMLARKKADNLRKNRAAIKIQRYMRGWLQRTKYQRTRKTVLGLQTYARGMLARRKFKLALDNYKAIQIQRLCRGYLARQRAQKHLASIIKCQATVRRFLARRLYKRLKAEARTISHIQKMYKGLENKIIELQQRYDTLSKESAVLKKQNAEIPEMRQKLDETRRMQNELKALKLQLEQKDEKLLIVIKQLENERDEKMILLEEKQKEEEERMKERAQMEQDLAKMRDQVNEINNVTKIERDRLLSQADTNEIHAAYQRMVKDKDQLEGENNALRHELRRLQHMIANNHDLKTHSRSVSNASSTNEEDYGYNSGKNTLEIRPSPLSYEGEINNNLKLVSGNVSAIPPLLGGPRSSVSVAPPPVTGSGSVSSTSSSSIGGTPSIGNHISSQRASTEASAAKGRVSMSDYDRLFRTPPESFSMLQDHSTPNTTETPEKDQTAIILKMRKLFEQEKDKSDQLRKEVARFRKSSSLSTEDSIRASELEVEIEKLRQDYNLLRNSIKRGVEEREMEAQYLALQEELKRRREECISLKAVLAQQSQSLRTLGQSRGNNNGDSSMSRIHDEGELMEAFQAQKLVNRQLEAELSAMMEANNETLVENNKLFEALRKEVGDLQSILQSRLENTENADVETLRLNEQYLRHELKKSMAAYVELQEQINELLVKINELTKKNHILSNRLRDHGLNDSILMNEEFQNMVTVKKKAQSNQGILKYRHEDETKIIQRLVTDLKPRVAVTLVTSLPAYVVFMCIRYTDLVNTDQHVRSLLTRFVQMIKRLFKAPNPAEIRVMWLVNTLTLHNLLKQFGGYPEYMQYNTEPQNQQQLKNFDLSEYRQVIHETIILMHGVLLRQVQESIKQFIVPAILDHDETSRGKSRGRTMSLDMSPEQNREPKTLVQQLDIFYKHLSSFGMENYYIEQICKQLMYYICAVAVNSLMLRGDLCMWKTGMKIRYNVGCLESWVRTMSMDPDVVKPLEPLIQISRILQARKTEEDVQTLLELSTCLTTAQILKIIKSYTTDDCENEIKPIFIEKLTKQLNERSQQSEADTYMMDEEIVSPLVVVYKYSEVNLEEVDIPDDLNLGGLITKI
- the LOC6041604 gene encoding unconventional myosin-Va isoform X3, whose protein sequence is MSSTELYVKDARVWIPHPETVWQGAVVLADYRKDTGTLELVTDRGAEKVTLQVKSTADLPHLRNPAILIGQNDLTALSYLHEPDVLYNLEVRFCDRHAIYTYCGIVLVAINPYAELPLYGPDLIRAYRGHSMGELEPHIFAVAEEAYAKLEREKCDISIIVSGESGAGKTVSAKYAMRYFAAVGGSESETQIEKKVLASNPIMEAIGNAKTTRNDNSSRFGKFTKLLFTNNLSMMSLTGGTMQTYLLEKSRVVFQAPGERNYHIFYQLCASRKQYPELMLDHQDKFHFLNQGQSPDITRVSDEDQFKETMNALKILGFDDGEVNDIMKMLAAVLHLGNIDFSHKYKKQTQEVDQEACSVASDDLHLNIFSDILKLNRDELRKWLVTRQIESFNDSVLIPQNKPQSEASRDALAKHVYAEMFQFIVKKINRNLAGGKKQNCFIGVLDIYGFETFDINSFEQFCINYANEKLQQQFNQHVFKLEQEQYLKEGIEWKMIDFYDNQPCIDLIEAKLGILDLLDEECRMPRGSDESWVGKLMEKCTKYNHFDKPRFGTSAFLIKHFSDTVQYESQGFLEKNRDTVSKELVNVLRMSEMKLCHKLMTAQDETAETPDVRSPGVKLVVSAAKSQPADRRRKPMTQKQQRKTVGSQFRESLTLLITTLHNTTPHYVRCIKPNEDKAAFKWEAPKIVQQLRACGVLETVRISAAGFPSRWTYEDFYERYRLLCKRVQIVDWNVKATCTNIVRNWLTDSDKYRLGNTQIFFRAGQVAYLEQLRSDVRKKHIILVQSLIRRFICRNKYLRLKRTALGLQRHVRGMLARKKADNLRKNRAAIKIQRYMRGWLQRTKYQRTRKTVLGLQTYARGMLARRKFKLALDNYKAIQIQRLCRGYLARQRAQKHLASIIKCQATVRRFLARRLYKRLKAEARTISHIQKMYKGLENKIIELQQRYDTLSKESAVLKKQNAEIPEMRQKLDETRRMQNELKALKLQLEQKDEKLLIVIKQLENERDEKMILLEEKQKEEEERMKERAQMEQDLAKMRDQVNEINNVTKIERDRLLSQADTNEIHAAYQRMVKDKDQLEGENNALRHELRRLQHMIANNHDLKTHSRSVSNASSTNEEDYGYNSGKNTLEIRPSPLSYEDHSTPNTTETPEKDQTAIILKMRKLFEQEKDKSDQLRKEVARFRKSSSLSTEDSIRASELEVEIEKLRQDYNLLRNSIKRGVEEREMEAQYLALQEELKRRREECISLKAVLAQQSQSLRTLGQSRGNNNGDSSMSRIHDEGELMEAFQAQKLVNRQLEAELSAMMEANNETLVENNKLFEALRKEVGDLQSILQSRLENTENADVETLRLNEQYLRHELKKSMAAYVELQEQINELLVKINELTKKNHILSNRLRDHGLNDSILMNEEFQNMVTVKKKAQSNQGILKYRHEDETKIIQRLVTDLKPRVAVTLVTSLPAYVVFMCIRYTDLVNTDQHVRSLLTRFVQMIKRLFKAPNPAEIRVMWLVNTLTLHNLLKQFGGYPEYMQYNTEPQNQQQLKNFDLSEYRQVIHETIILMHGVLLRQVQESIKQFIVPAILDHDETSRGKSRGRTMSLDMSPEQNREPKTLVQQLDIFYKHLSSFGMENYYIEQICKQLMYYICAVAVNSLMLRGDLCMWKTGMKIRYNVGCLESWVRTMSMDPDVVKPLEPLIQISRILQARKTEEDVQTLLELSTCLTTAQILKIIKSYTTDDCENEIKPIFIEKLTKQLNERSQQSEADTYMMDEEIVSPLVVVYKYSEVNLEEVDIPDDLNLGGLITKI